A stretch of the Ipomoea triloba cultivar NCNSP0323 chromosome 16, ASM357664v1 genome encodes the following:
- the LOC116007879 gene encoding G-type lectin S-receptor-like serine/threonine-protein kinase At4g27290 — MRDLFLHFLFSFFLLSHARDTLTPTQFLKDGDTIVSSSGSFEMGFLSIPAGSINRYVGIWYKQLPVQTVVWIANRETALANTTSAVLKIVEPGGQLVLIDGKNDTIWSTNSSRTAQNPIAELLDSGNLVVRDAEDENPENFLWQSFDYPTDTFLPGMKLGKNLDTGKEVYISARKSENDPSSGQFTFAFDPTGYPQGVIKNGQEKTYITGPWNGLRWSGIPAISPANTGYKYQAHINPREFYFQYEIVNNSYWARFVLSNSGDFQCFAWMNETQTWDSFIKAPMDICDSYDKCGANAFCNVANSPVCGCLENFVNNTRGGWDYWSDGCHRRVPLKCKNGTDGFNKYSGMKLPDTTHSWFNTTMSLKECEQKCLKNCSCTAYSSLDISNGGSGCLLWFNDLIDMRLLSQNGQDIYIRLDSSEIPEPVTEEYHANSKGKKVKIIVGCLSLLTTMILLGLYVGLYIYKKNKKKMMKMKEWLELPMFDLSIISRATNSFSENNKLGEGGFGAVYKGVLDDEQEIAVKRLSKTSTQGIEEFKNEVICIAKLQHRNLVKLLGCCIQGEEKLLIYEYMANKSLDTFIFDEAKSKLLDWPKRHFIINGIARGLMYLHQDSRLRVIHRDLKASNILLDHNMNPKISDFGLARSVGGDATEANASRIMGTHGYISPEYAVNGIFSIKSDTFSFGVLSLEIVTGKRNRGFSDPDDCLNLIGHAWKLYKENRALELIDVHLASSCELSQVQRCIHIGLLCVQQRPDDRPTMSSVVTMLSNDNSLPEAKQPGFFIEQKVNESDYSSSTQGTNSRNECSFSVLNPR, encoded by the exons ATGAGAGATCTTTTCCTgcattttctcttctccttcttcttgcTTTCCCATGCAAGGGACACACTCACTCCCACTCAATTCCTCAAAGATGGAGACACCATAGTTTCATCTAGTGGGAGCTTTGAGATGGGGTTTCTCAGCATCCCTGCGGGTTCCATAAACCGATACGTCGGTATATGGTACAAACAACTCCCTGTTCAAACAGTGGTGTGGATTGCCAACAGAGAAACAGCCCTAGCTAACACAACCTCGGCTGTCTTGAAGATCGTCGAGCCGGGGGGGCAGTTAGTCCTCATTGATGGCAAGAATGACACTATATGGTCCACTAATTCATCAAGAACAGCTCAGAATCCTATTGCAGAGCTCTTGGATTCAGGGAATCTTGTGGTGAGAGATGCAGAGGATGAAAACCCGGAGAATTTCCTGTGGCAGAGCTTTGATTACCCCACAGATACCTTTCTTCCAGGGATGAAGCTTGGGAAAAATTTAGACACAGGCAAGGAGGTATATATCAGTGCAAGGAAAAGTGAAAATGACCCATCTTCTGGGCAATTCACATTCGCTTTTGACCCAACAGGGTACCCACAAGGCGTAATCAAGAACGGCCAGGAAAAGACTTATATAACAGGGCCCTGGAATGGTCTACGCTGGAGTGGAATCCCAGCAATATCACCTGCAAATACTGGTTACAAATACCAAGCCCACATAAATCCCAGGGAATTTTATTTCCAATACGAAATCGTCAACAACTCGTACTGGGCAAGGTTTGTTCTATCCAATTCCGGGGATTTCCAATGCTTTGCCTGGATGAACGAGACCCAAACTTGGGACAGTTTCATCAAAGCCCCAATGGATATTTGCGACAGCTACGATAAATGCGGCGCAAATGCGTTCTGTAACGTGGCTAATTCCCCAGTGTGTGGGTGTTTGGAGAATTTTGTGAATAATACTCGAGGGGGGTGGGATTACTGGTCCGACGGTTGCCATAGGAGGGTACCTCTGAAATGCAAGAATGGAACAGATGGGTTCAACAAGTATTCTGGGATGAAATTGCCAGACACTACACATTCTTGGTTTAACACGACTATGAGCCTTAAAGAGTGTGAGCAAAAGTGTCTGAAGAATTGCTCCTGCACCGCTTATTCGAGTTTAGATATAAGCAATGGAGGAAGTGGTTGTCTGCTTTGGTTTAACGACTTGATTGATATGCGATTGCTGTCTCAGAACGGACAAGACATTTACATCAGACTCGATTCTTCTGAGATACCAG AGCCAGTTACGGAGGAATATCATGCCAACTCCAAGGGCAAGAAAGTAAAAATCATTGTAGGTTGTTTGTCACTGCTAACTACAATGATCTTGCTAGGTTTGTATGTTGGTTTGTACATCTAcaaaaagaataagaagaaaatgatgaagATGAAAGAATGGTTAGAACTACCGATGTTTGACCTATCTATAATATCAAGGGCTACAAATAGCTTTTCTGAAAATAACAAGCTCGGAGAGGGTGGATTTGGAGCTGTTTACAAG GGTGTTTTGGATGATGAACAAGAAATTGCGGTGAAGCGGCTCTCAAAGACTTCCACGCAAGGTATAGAAGAGTTCAAGAATGAAGTCATTTGTATTGCCAAGCTTCAACATCGGAATCTAGTAAAGCTTCTAGGGTGTTGTATACAAGGAGAAGAAAAGCTGTTGATCTACGAATACATGGCAAATAAGAGCCTGGATACCTTCATATTTG ATGAAGCAAAGAGCAAATTGCTTGATTGGCCAAAGCGTCATTTCATTATTAATGGAATTGCACGAGGATTAATGTATCTCCACCAAGATTCTCGATTAAGGGTCATTCATCGAGATCTTAAAGCTAGTAACATTTTGCTGGATCACAATATGAATCCCAAGATTTCAGACTTTGGATTGGCAAGAAGTGTTGGAGGTGATGCAACAGAAGCAAATGCAAGCCGTATTATGGGGACACA TGGATACATATCCCCAGAATATGCCGTTAAtggaatattttcaataaaatcaGATACATTTAGCTTTGGAGTTTTATCATTGGAGATTGTGACTGGAAAAAGAAACAGAGGATTTTCTGATCCAGACGACTGTCTCAACCTTATCGGTCAT gcATGGAAGTTGTATAAAGAAAACAGGGCGTTGGAACTAATTGATGTACATCTAGCTTCATCATGCGAATTATCCCAAGTTCAAAGGTGTATACATATTGGACTGTTATGTGTGCAGCAACGTCCAGATGATAGACCAACCATGTCTTCTGTGGTAACAATGTTGTCCAATGATAATAGCTTACCTGAAGCTAAACAGCCAGGATTTTTCATAGAACAGAAAGTGAACGAAAGTGATTACTCTTCAAGTACTCAAGGAACGAATTCAAGAAATGAATGCAGCTTCAGTGTCTTGAATCCTCGGTAG